The Victivallis sp. Marseille-Q1083 genome has a window encoding:
- a CDS encoding RHS repeat-associated core domain-containing protein — protein sequence MILKSGATGQTQSEVAYVYDGWNVVGVYDTTTATPTFQKGYLWGEDLSGSLQGAGGVGGLLAEKRGGQTYLPVYDGNGNIMSYLNASTKASVAEYVYDAFGRTISSSGTEADNFTYRFSTKPMDGNGLYYYGYRYYDLQHGRWISRDPIEESGGVNLYGFNSNNGISAIDWLGLDDAKDVEYPTHWYGVGETVLYHFYETLYSPGRMLERMGRTARDNPWDLINPYSKRNLAMEGVNGVLDTAGVGLGVGVSFLSGDALDSQPMTGLESCFIFFNGISNTFQGASDTADSAARALGYSSRMLVTNRTTFNIEDIGVGDYLQILGNEFWMIEIVAIRGAQLLREADRRCPCIKVVAHSQGTMSFRRALDLVDTPDLRAKIDYIGVGGEAFNSASFIGLRCARNIWNFSDTFSTWDKVPLTNYLPSLDKGMSLPFLGPSTFGYDLFEYGRWELKTSKYFQEGGNHHSFSYYIELLRGERKRKNVR from the coding sequence GTGATCCTAAAGTCGGGAGCGACCGGCCAGACGCAGTCAGAGGTCGCTTACGTCTACGACGGCTGGAATGTAGTAGGCGTCTACGACACCACGACGGCGACGCCGACTTTCCAGAAGGGGTATCTATGGGGTGAAGACCTCTCCGGCAGTTTGCAGGGTGCCGGCGGAGTCGGCGGGCTGCTGGCGGAAAAGCGTGGTGGCCAGACCTATCTGCCGGTCTATGACGGCAACGGCAATATCATGAGTTATTTGAATGCGTCGACCAAGGCTTCGGTGGCGGAATATGTCTACGACGCTTTCGGCCGCACGATATCTTCGAGCGGCACGGAGGCTGACAACTTCACTTACCGGTTCAGCACGAAGCCGATGGACGGCAATGGCCTCTACTACTACGGTTATCGTTACTACGATCTGCAGCATGGCCGATGGATCAGCCGCGATCCGATTGAAGAGAGTGGCGGGGTAAATCTGTATGGTTTTAACAGCAATAATGGTATATCGGCCATTGATTGGTTAGGGCTGGATGATGCTAAAGATGTTGAATATCCGACACATTGGTATGGCGTTGGAGAAACCGTTTTATATCATTTTTATGAGACTCTTTATTCTCCCGGCCGAATGCTTGAACGCATGGGCCGGACGGCAAGAGATAATCCATGGGATTTAATAAATCCTTATTCGAAACGTAATTTGGCTATGGAAGGAGTAAATGGTGTCTTGGATACTGCAGGAGTGGGATTGGGGGTGGGGGTTAGTTTCTTGAGTGGAGATGCTTTGGATTCCCAGCCGATGACCGGCTTGGAAAGTTGCTTCATTTTCTTTAATGGTATATCCAATACATTTCAAGGCGCAAGTGATACTGCGGACAGTGCGGCTCGAGCTCTAGGTTATTCCAGTCGGATGTTGGTTACCAATCGGACGACATTTAATATTGAAGATATTGGAGTTGGAGACTATCTTCAAATTCTCGGCAATGAATTTTGGATGATTGAAATAGTGGCGATTCGCGGTGCTCAGTTATTGCGGGAAGCCGATCGTAGGTGTCCTTGCATTAAAGTGGTGGCGCATAGTCAGGGGACAATGAGTTTCAGGAGAGCGTTGGATTTGGTGGACACTCCTGATCTCAGAGCCAAGATTGATTACATCGGGGTTGGAGGAGAGGCTTTTAATAGTGCTTCTTTTATCGGCTTGCGCTGCGCCCGCAATATCTGGAATTTTTCCGATACTTTTAGCACCTGGGATAAGGTGCCATTGACTAATTATCTGCCAAGTTTGGATAAGGGCATGAGCCTGCCATTCTTGGGACCGTCAACTTTTGGTTATGATCTTTTTGAGTATGGTCGTTGGGAATTAAAAACTTCGAAATATTTTCAAGAAGGTGGCAATCATCATTCATTTTCTTATTATATTGAACTGCTTAGAGGAGAAAGGAAACGTAAAAATGTTCGTTAA